The genomic interval ACTGATGATTGGTGATCGCAATACGATTCGTGAATTCACCACAATACATACTGGCACCTCGCAGGATGTGGGTATCACTCGCATCGGTAATGACAACTGGATCATGGCCTATGTGCATATTGCCCATGATTGTCAGGTCGGAAACAATACAATTTTCTCAAGCAATGCTCAAATTGCTGGACATGTTCAAGTTGAGGACTGGGCGATTATGGGTGGTATGTCTGGCGTTCATCAATTTGTTCGTATCGGTCAGCATGCCATGTTGGGTGGGGCATCTGCTTTGGGGCAAGATATTCCGCCATTTGTAATAGCTGCCGGAGGTAAGGCATCGCCTCACGGTATTAATGTTGAGGGCTTGAGGCGTCGTGGCTTTTCAGTTGAGACGATTGCCGCTTTACGTCAAGCCTATAAGGTGCTCTATAAAGATAGCCTCAGTTTTGAGGAGGCTAAAGTTGAAATTCAGAAGATGGTTTCTGCAGCAGCGGCTGATGCTGCTACTGCCGAAAAGCTTGCTCAATTCCATGACTTTATTGCCGTATCTACGCGCGGCATTATTCGGTAACGGATTTCACTTTGCCAAAGTTAGCTTGTGTAGCTGGTGAACCTTCTGGCGATCTTCTGGCGGCGCCAGCACTAAGTGCGCTAAAGCAAATTCCAGATATGGCAGGTCTAGATGTTTATGGCATCGGCGGCCCACGTATGCAGGCAGAGGGTATGCGCTCTGACTGGCCAATGGAAACTCTCAGTGTTCGAGGTTATGTCGAAGCAATTAAACAGCTTCCTGCTATCTTAAAACTCCGTAAGGAGCTCTTACAAAAACTGCTTAATGAGGATCGCCCAGACGTTTATTTAGGTATTGACGCCCCGGATTTTAATTTAGGTGTTGAGTTGCAGTTACGTCAAGCCGGCGTTCCGACTTTGCATTTAGTTTCTCCTTCTATCTGGGCTTGGCGCGCAGGACGTATTAAAAAAATTGCTCAAGCTGTAGAGCGGATGCTTTGTATTTTTCCTTTTGAAACCGAAATCTATAACAAAGCTGGAGTAGCCTCTACTTATGTGGGGCATTATCTTGCTAGCGAGATTCCGCTTGAGCCCAATCCTCTTGCCGCAAAAGAAAAAATAATCAATGCTTTGAATGTTAGAAGCGACGCCTTAGATGGGCTTACGATTGCTGTTCTACCAGGTAGTCGTGGTTCTGAAATTGAGTTGATTGCCCCGGTTTTTTTTGAAACCCTGCAATTATTGGTTAATAGACTCAAAGATCAGAAACTCCATTTTTTGATTCCGGTAGCTACACCTCGACTGCATGGGCCCCTTGAGCAGCTTTTAATGAGCGCCAAGAAGATGAATCCCGATATTCAGATTGAACTTTTGGATGGTATGGCCGATGAAGTGCTTGAAGCATCTGATGTTGTATTGATTGCGAGTGGCACAGCCACATTGCAAGCAGCTCTATGGAAGAAGCCAATGGTGATTTCTTATAAGGTACCTTGGTTGACTGCGCAGATCATGAGGCGACAAGGTTATTTACCTTATGTTGGCTTACCCAATATCTTATGCGGTGAGTTTGTTGTGCCTGAGCTCTTGCAAGACGATGCGACACCAGAAAAATTAGCGCATGCTGTGCAAAATTGGTTAGAGCATCCCCTGCAAGTTGCCGAATTGAAAGAGCGTTTTGCGCAGATGCATGAAACTTTGCATCGTCCCACAGGTTTATTGGTTGCACAGGCTGTGGCTCAGACTATCGCTAACAATCGTAATAAGCGAAGCAGTGTATGAGTTTAATTTGGGTTTGCGGAGTCGATGAAGCAGGGCGTGGACCTCTTGTGGGCGCAGTAGTGGCTGGTGCTGTAGTCCTAGATCCCGATAATCCAATTGAAGGTCTTAAAGATTCTAAGAAATTAACGGCCACTCGTCGCGAATTTCTGTATGAACAGATTATGAAAAAAGCTAAAGCTTGGGGCGTGGGTGAATCCAGTCCAGCCGAGATTGATGAGATCAATATTTTGCAAGCCACGATGCTCGCAATGCGAAGGGCGATTGAAGATCTGGTTATCCGTTTGGGTGGATGGCCTGAAAAAGCTCTGATTGATGGTAATCGCTGTCCAGAGTTACCCATAGCAACGGAAGTAATTGTAAAAGGAGATGCTAAGGAGCCAGCAATATCCGCAGCATCGATTGTGGCGAAGGTCACTCGTAATCGCCAGATGATGTTATTACATAAACGTTATCCCGAATATGGTTTTGCTCAGCATATGGGCTATCCAACAGAGGCTCATTTTGCAGCGCTCAAACAATTTGGCGCTTGTGACCAACATAGACGTAGTTTTTCTCCGGTACGAAAAGTCCTGGATGCGATTGACAAGTAAGCAATGAACTTTGATCGCATTACCTCCAAAGAAAATCTTTTATTTAAGGAGGTTCGCAATCTGCAAGCTACCGACTCTAAAGGTCAGAAGGCTAGGCTTGCGAGTGGCCAAGCTTTATGAGAGGGTATTCATTTGGTGCAGACCTGGGTGGGCGATCCTGCTATAAAGATTCTGCTTACTTCAGAAGTTGGTCTCAAAAATATAGAAATCTCCCAAGCTATCTTCGAGCATCTCGAGATTTGTCCTGAAACCAAAGTATTTCAGTTGGATAGCGTGCTCTGGGACTTACTTTCTGATTTAGTAAATGCACCTCATATCGCCGGTCTCTTAGATCTTCCAAAATCTACCCTTGCTCCTCCGCAGTCTATCTCAACCTTAGAGGGCGATGTTGTGATTTTGGATCGAGTACAGGATGCAGGAAAGGTTGGTTCAATATTGCGTACTGCGGCTGCGGCTGGCTTTACACAAGTGATTGCTCTTACTGGATGCGCCTATGTATGGGCCAGCAAAGTATTGCGTGCCGGTATGGGCGCACATCGCTTGCTTGATTTATATGAAGGATGGTCCAACCAACAATTGTTGAGCGCAGTAACTGCGCCTTTACTAGGCACTACGTCAGATGCAGAGTAAGATCTTGACTCGCTCAAAAGAGAGTGGCTGCATCCCGTAGTTTGGGTGATGGGTAGTGAAGGTTAAGGCGTTACCGAAGATCTGCTTATGCAAGCCAAAGGAGTGACTATTCCGATTGATCCAAGGTATGAATCGCTCAATGTCTCTACCGCAGCAGCAATCTGTTTGTTTGAAACATTAAGAGTGAGGCGGCGATCTTAAATTGAAGAAAAGTCCTTTATCCGAGGATTGTTTTATTTGACTTGATCGCCTGTAGTACCGTAGCAGCGATCTCTTCAATTGATTTGCTGGTGGTTAGTACCCATGGAATGGACTGCTTTTTCATCATTGCGGTAGCTTCGTTTATTTCATATCGGCAGTTTTCTAACTTGGCGTAGTTGCTACTGGGTCTGCATTCATTTCGAATCTCTGACAGCCGCTCTGCGTCGATCATCAGGCCGAAGATTTTTTGGCGAAAAGGAGCCAAGTCTTTAGGAAGTTGACCTCTTTCAAAGTCTTCTGGGATAAGTGGATAGTTTGCAGCCTTCAAGCCATATTGCATTGCGAGGTACAGGCTCGTTGGAGTTTTTCCGACTCGAGAGATGCCAATCAGGATGACATCGGCTTCAGCTAAGTTTTGATTGGACTGACCATCATCATGCGCCAAAGAATAGTTGATTGCTTTAATGCGGTTCTTATAGGCTTCTGTATCCGCATTGTGGTGAAGTCGGTTCATGGCATGGGTAGATTTCATACCCAATGCCTCCTCTAAAGGGGCTACAAAGGTTTGGAGCATCTCTAAGATCAAACCATTTGCTTTGTCAACAATCGTATTGAGTGCGGAGTTCACTAAAGCAGTGAAAACAATGGGTTGTACCCCATATTTAGCAGCCGCTTGGTTGATGCTACTTACAACATTATGGGCCTTGTCGACGTTATCTACAAAAGGCACGCGAATATGCTTAAAAGTGGCCTCAAATTGAGCCAAAATCGATTGGCTGAAGTTCTCGGCAGTAATACCGGTACCGTCAGAAACAATAAAAACAATACGGGCCTCGTTAGGCATGAATTTAGCTCAACAGTCGGGGTCAGCACTACAATAGAATCATATTAAAGCATACCTCATATGCGGTGGCCGCCATACCAGTTTCCTTATCTTTAGAGAGTATTGTATGTCCAACCAACAGCAACAAAATAGCAACATTACAGAAGCCTATGTATTGCCTTTTGAGCAACTTCGTATGACCGATGTCGAATCTGTCGGCGGTAAAAATGCCTCATTGGGAGAGATGATTTCTCAATTGGCTTCTACTGGGGTTCGCGTTCCAACAGGTTTTGCCACTACAGCATTGGCATTTCGTGATTTTCTAAAATACAACAATCTGACGGAGCGCATACAAAAGCGTTTAGCAGGTTTAAATATTGATGATGTACGCGCTTTAGCAGAGGCGGGCGCCGAGATTCGTCCTTGGATTGAAGCAGCACCATTTCAGCCTAAGCTTGAAGAAGAAATTTGTAAAGCATTTGCGGTGCTAGATGACTCAGGCAAAGGCTCTTTCGCAGTGCGCTCATCAGCCACTGCTGAAGACCTGTCTGACGCATCTTTTGCCGGTCAGCAAGAAACTTTCCTGAACGTCGAGGGTATTGAGAATGTTCTCAAGAAAATTCGCGAGGTATTTGCCTCACTCTATAACGACCGCGCAATTTCTTACCGTGTTCATAAGGGCTTTGCTCATGCTGAAGTAGCATTGTCTGCGGGTATTCAACGGATGGTGCGCTCTGATCTGGGTACTGCCGGGGTCATGTGTACATTAGATATCGAGTCTGGCTTTGAGGATGTAGTTTTCATTACCTCAAGCTATGGCTTAGGCGAAACTGTGGTTCAGGGAGCAGTCAACCCAGATGAGTTTTACGTTTTTAAAACCACGTTAGCTAAAGATAAAAAAGCAATCATTCGCCGTTCTTTGGGCTCTAAATTAATTCAGATGCAATTTGCACCTAAGGAATCAGCCGAAAAAGTGCAAACAGTAGACGTGTCTCCAGAAAAGCGTAATCGTTTTTCCTTGGAAGATGCGGATATTACTGAGTTAGCTAAGTATGCAGCGATCATTGAAAAGCACTATGGCCGTCCAATGGATATCGAGTGGGGTAAAGATGGTCAAGATGGTCGTATTTATATACTTCAAGCGCGTCCTGAAACAGTGAAGAGCCAAGCTGCTGGCCAAGTCGAGATGCGTTATAAATTAAAAGGTAGCTCGAAAGTATTGGCAAAGGGTCGTGCGATTGGTCAAAAGATTGGTGCAGGTCTGGTACGTATCATTCGTGATCCGAGTGAAATGGATCGTGTGCAGCCAGGAGATGTGTTGGTAGCCGATATGACTGATCCAAACTGGGAGCCAATCATGAAGCGGGCTTCTGCAATTGTGACTAACCGTGGTGGTCGTACTTGTCACGCAGCCATCATTGCCCGTGAATTAGGTGTTCCTGCTATTGTAGGTTGCGGAGATGCAACGGAGCGCTTGCAGGACGGTATGGTGGTCACCGTTTCTTGTGCTGAAGGCGATGAAGGCCATATCTATGATGGTTTGATCGAATCGGAGGTAACTGAAGTATCTCGTGGAGCATTGCCTGAAATTCCAGTCAAGATCACCATGAATATTGGTAATCCTCAGTGGGCATTTGATTTCTGTCAGATCCCAAATGCAGGTGTTGGTTTAGCGCGTCTCGAGTTCATTATCAATAACTATATTGGCGTTCATCCGCGTGCTGTACTGGAATATCCAAATATTGATCCTGATCTCAAGCGTGCAGTAGAGAGTGTTGCGCGTGGCTACGCTAGCCCTCGTCAATTCTATGAAGATAAGTTAGTTGAAGGCGTTGCAATAATTGCGGCTGCTTTCTATCCAAAGCCAGTCATTGTGCGTTTATCTGACTTCAAATCCAATGAGTACAAGAAACTCATCGGCGGATCACGTTATGAGCCAGATGCGGAAAATTCAATGTTGGGCTTCCGCGGTGCTTCACGTTACGTTTCTGAAGCTTTTGCACTTGAGTGCGTTGCGATGAACCGTGTCCGAGAGGATATGGGCTTAGATAACGTTGAGATCATGGTTCCGTTTGTACGTACGATTAAGCAAGCTGAGCGAGTCATTGATATGATGGAAAAGTTTGGTCTTAAGCGTGGCGTCAATGGCTTACGTCTGATTATGATGTGCGAAATTCCATCCAATGCGATTTTGGCTGACCAGTTCCTGGAATACTTTGATGGCTTCTCAATCGGCTCTAACGACATGACTCGGTTAACACTGGGTCTAGATCGTGATTCTGGTATGGAGCTACTGGCAATCGATTTTGATGAGCGCGATCCAGCAGTTGAGTTCATGATTGCGCGCTTAATTGATGCTTGTCGTAAGCAAAATAAATACGTTGGCATTTGTGGTCAAGGTCCTTCAGACCACCCAGACTTTGCGCGCTGGTTAGTGGAGAAGGGAGTTACTTCTATCTCACTGAATCCTGATAGCGTAGTAGCTACCTGGGAGGTGTTGGGTCAGAGTTTAAAAGCATAAATACCAGACGTCACAATAGCAAAAGGCCCAGAGAAATCTGGGCCTTTTGCTATTGTGAATATAAAAAACTATTTTGCTTTGACTTTAGTGCTATTTCTTTTGACTGAATTTTTGTGGGTGGGAGTAGTGGTCTTCGCTTTTCCTTTGGGGGGTTGGCGATTCATTGGAACTGCGCCCATTTTTTTCGCAGGCGCAGAAATAGCGCTAGACTTATTGGCGCCACTTCAGCTGGGCTCGGAAATTGAATTAAATGCAGCGCGCAGTTTTTCACCCCAGAGCTGATGGATCATCTGGAAGTACGGGTTTACTGCATCCATGGTTACAAGCTTGTCTGCTTTCAATGAATTCTTCTCGTATACCAGCAGATCAAGTGGCGGCCCGACAGAAATATTACTGTTGAGTGTTGAATCCATCGACATCAAAACACACTTGGTAGCTAGATTGAGGGGCGTATTGAAATTCCACACTCGATCCAATATGGATTTGCCGTACTTGGACTCACTAACCTGAAAGCAGCAAGTCTCCGGGGTAGCTTCAATAAAGTTTCCGGCTGAGTAGATGTTAAAGAGGCGAGGTCTCTCACTGTTAACTTGACCGCCAAAGATAAGGTTGCAATTAACGTCAATTCCAGACTTCTCAAGCGCCTTATGGTCGCGGTCATACACTTGCTTAATGGCATCACCAAGGACGACGGCAGCATCATGTGAATTTTCGGCTGTCCAGAGATTTTTACCATTGAGCAATTGACCTTGGAGTAATATTTCTTTAACTGCTTGGGTAATCGCTAAATTGCCAGCGCTCATCAAAGTAAAAAATCGATTATTATCTTGAAACAAAGTCATTTTTCTAAAGGTGCCGATTTGATCTACGCCAGCATTGGTACGAGTGTCTGATGACAACCCAAAACCATCTTTAAGGCAAAGCCCAGCACAGTACGTCATTCTCAAACCCTCATCATTATTTGTGGAGATTATCTCTTCAAAACGACTTGGACCTAAGCCAGCTGCTGGATGGAGATATTGGTACTAAGCTCTTCGCCGTCACCGCCAGTGCGAACACCTTTAACGGGGTGTGCATAGTAGTAGTCCCGTCCAATGGCAAGCCTGATGTGGCGTGAATCAATTAGACAAGCGTGAGTAATATCTACGCTAATCCAAATGCCTTTTCTCAATATCACTGCAAAAATCTATCTAGGCGTGACTGGCTAGGTTGGGAGACTCTTTTCTGCAACGAAATACCCACTAACATAACGAGCGGGGATATTAGAGGCTCGGCATAAGCTCAACATAATGTGTGCATGATTTTGACAAACACCAGATCTCATAGCGAATGATTGGACTGCTGTAGTTGCAAAGTGGGTTTGACCGGGTACGTAGATGATAGTGTCTTGAACAGCAGCGGCTAATTTGAGAACCTCATCTATTGAATTCTTTTTTTGGCAGACCAGTTGAGAAGTACGTGAGCATCTCTTCAGTGGGCTCAGTAAGATTGGTTTGTTGCAATCGGTAGTAAGCTGAAACAGCTTTAGCTTCATCAACAAATTCATATACATCCTGAGTGTGTACTTCACCTTCAGCCTCAATCTACGTTACCAAAGGAATCAATTGAGTTGGATGCTTTAATTGGGGTGCCGATCTTCCGCTTGTCTATTTGTTGGCCCTCGACAGTGGGTGGAGTAAGACGCAATTCCTGAATGGAATAGCGTATACCGGTGCTTCATAGCGGTATACCGTGCGGTGGCGTATTTTGAGATGCATATTTTGATCATTTCTTAGGCGACAGCCAAAGGAATGAGATAGGCGCTACTAAACTCATCAGCTACATGGTTGATGTGTTCCAAAAAGCTTTCAATAAACTCTTCTAAACCTTGCTCAAATACTTCATCAATATCAGAGTAATCTAAGCTAGCTTTCAATTTTCCAAGTAAACGCTCAATTTCTTTAGATTGTTGATTTTTCATCTCAGAAATCAGTGGAATTAATTCACTGACACAGCAAATTAAAGATCGCGGCATTTGTTTGTTAAAGATGAGGAGTTGTGTAACCTGTTTTGGCGTAACCTGATCAAAATAAATTTGGCGATAAATCTCAAAAGCTGACACAGACCGAAGTAAAGCAGCCCAGTGATAGAAGTCAAAGAAGTTACCATCCGTGCCTTTGTTACCAACTGCGTCTTTATTGATGACCTTAATCGACGCCTGATATACGCGCTCGGCCCGCTCAAGCAATGTCCCTACGCTAATAAAGTAGAAGGCCTGATTCTTAAGCATAGTGCCATGCAGTACTCCTCTAAATACGTAGCAACGGTGCTTAACGCATTCCAAGAGGCGGGCTGGGATCAGCTTGATGTCTTGCTTCAAGGATGCGGTGTAACTCAAGCCAAGTGGTGTTTTGTGTTTTCCAAACTGCAGAAGTACTTTTTCCACGAATGACGCGAGCATTTTCTCGCGCAGCATATAGACAGGAGACGATACTCGAGGGATTACTTGTTTCATAAATTATGAAATCCAAAACATTCTCACGATTAATAACATCATATTTACTTAAGAATGCATCCTATAACTTGGAAAGAGTGAGTAATTTTTTCCAGCTTTGTTCTAAAAACTTCTCAGGCTGTGGAAGTAAGGAGGTCTGATGATTGACGTCGAGCATGCGAGCAGTCTTTTCTGCGCGCTCGGTATAGCGGGCCATCCAGTAAAGATAATCAGCGGTACGACTAAGCATAATTTTTCTTATTTCTCATGCACTTCTCTTATTCTTCCAGCACCCAGGTATCTTTAGTTCCGCTACCTTTGGATGAATTTACAACCAAAGAGCCCTCTTTCAGGGCAACCCTGGTCAATCCACCGGGAATCATCTTGATTGTTTTTCCTGAGAGAACAAAAGGTCTTAAATCGATATGCCTTGGGGCAACACCAGACTCTACAAAAGTAGGGCCGGTCGATAGAGCTAAAGTAGGTTGAGCGATATATTTATCTGAGTTAGCAATCAGATGCGCTCTAAATATTTGACTACCAACTTCTCTAAATTGGCTAGTGTATAAGCCAGGTCATCTGGCTTGCGACATTGGAAGGTGGGAACATTATTGAGAATGGGTTTTTCGCCTAGATAAAACTCAATCATCTCAGGAACATAGGGATAAATGGATTTGTCATCTGCAATGCCCATGCCAATTGCATTAGCCAATGTCACATTGCCTGCGCGATGTGCTGATAATAGCCCAGCTACGCCCAGGGTGGAGTCCGAGCGGAATGCTAATGGATCCACAGGAAGTCATCATCAACACGACGATAGATCCCATCAACACGCTCAGGTTCTTGGGTGGTACGCATAAAGACCTGTTCGTTCTTAACAAATAAATCCTTGCCTTCCACTAACTCAACGCCCATCTGCTGCGCGAGATAGCTGTGCTCAAAGTAAACTGAGTTGTACATGTCTGGTGTAAGCACAACCACATTCGGTTTTTTAACATCGTCTGGTTTAGCAGACTTGAGGCACTCGAGCAAAAGATCTGGGTAGTGCTCAACGGGTGCAATGCGATATTTCTGTAAAAGATCTGGAAAGAGTCGCATCATCATCTTGCGATCTTCGACCATATAAGACACACTAGAGGGAACGCGCAAGTTATCGTCTAATACATAGAACTCGCCTTCACCAGCGCGTATGATATCAATACCTGCAATTTGGGCGTATATGTCGTGTGGCGCGCTGACATTGCGCATTTCGGGACGACGGTATTGCGCATTGTTATAAATTTGTTCGGCTGGAACAATTCCTGCTTTGATGATTTCTTCATCGTGATGCACATCATAGATAAAGCGATTTAGCGCTTTAACACGCTGGCGAAGGCCAGCCTCAAGCTGCGCCCACTCTTTGGCTGTGAAGATACGGAGAACTTGATCAAATGGAATCGTTCTTTCTGAGCCAAAGTCATCTCTATAAACGGCGAAGGTGAATATCTACGCGTCGCAAGATGAGATCTGCCTCAGCCCGCTTGAGGCCCATGAGGGTGTCGCTTTGCTGTTTCAGCCAGCTGTGAAAGATTTCGTAGTGGGGGCGCGCTTTCCCTGCGGCGTCAAGCATTTCATCAAAAGGCAATTTCATAGTTACAAAACTCATGCCTTCACTGACTCTGAGTTCGTTGAGTTGCAGCGGCTTGGTGCCATGTTGCACTATAAACGTACAAAATGGTCAGATATTGGCTTTTAAACTGTTTTATCAGGCTTTTTAAGCTTATTAGGCGTTTAAATCGCCTCTGGCAATACGTCCTTTTTGTACTTCCCATTCACGCTCTTTGGTTGCTGCACGTTTGTCATGCTGTTTCTTACCCCTGGCAAGGCCAATTTCGCATTTGACGTTACCTCTCGAGAAATGCAGGTTCAGAGGCACGATGGTGTAGCCCTTTTGCTCTACCTTGCCACTCAAGTTGCGAATTTCAATGGCATTAAGCAGAAGTTTTCGAGTCCTAGTGCTGTCTGGAACGATATGGGTTGAGGCTGAAAATAGGGGGGTGATATGGCAGCCGATCAGAAATAGCTCCGCCTTGCGGATGACTACATACGCTTCTTTAATGTGCATACGGCCTGCGCGGATGGCCTTAACTTCCCAGCCCTCCAAGACTAGCCCTGCCTCAAAGCGCTCCTCGATAAAATAATCAAAGAAGGCTTTTTTGTTATCGACGATACTCATATTTATTTAGCTCTCAAGAACGATTATGGCAGACCTCTATAAGACCGTTTTAATTGGTCAATCAGCCGACCGTATGTATGCCTTGGTGACAGATGTCGCCCGTTATCCTGAGTTCCTACCTTGGTGTGCTGGAGTGGAAATTTTTGAGCAGACTGAGATTGTGCTTAATGCCAAAATCAATATTCATTTCAAGGGCATTACGCAGTACTTTCATACGCGCAATGTCAATCACCGCCCAGAGACTATCGATATGGTCTTCGTAGATGGCCCATTTAAGCATTTCTCTGGGCAATGGAACTTTATTCCTTTGCGAGAAGATGCGTGTAAGGTTGAATTCAAGCTCCATTGGGAATTTAAGAGCGTAATCCTAGATAAGATCATTGGCCCCGTCTTTGGGCATATTGCTGGAACCTTTGTAGATTGCTTTGTGAAGCGGGCAGAAGAGCTTTATGGCTGAGCGCTCGCTTGATCTCCTGTTGTGTGATGCTCGAGATGGAGAGCCCACAGTTATACCCTTCAAACTTGTTTTGCAAGCAAATGAGCAGGCTACCGTTGGGTTTGCTTTGATGAGATCAGGTGTTGCATTTGGTCCGGATGATCCTGTGTTAGCCAGACAAGGCTGTTTTGGGGTCTTTGGTAAGCGCAAGGAGTGGGATAGCCCAATTTATGCTGGTGACCGTTTAGAGCTCTACTCCCCTTTATTAATAGATCCCAAGACGGTTCGGCGCAAGAAGGCTAATCAGAACCAGGACGCCAAATTCCAGGCTGCCGCAGCTAAAAGAAAGGCTAGGAGGCTATAATCTGTTTTTGCGACTAGGGGTTTTGCATGCGACTCATTCAAAAAGCACTCACTTTTGACGATGTGCTCCTCGTACCGGCCTATTCATCGGTACTTCCTCGAGAAGCCAGCTTGGCAAGTAAATTAACTCGAGAAATTTCACTCAATACACCATTGGTATCGGCAGCGATGGATACCGTGACCGAAGGCCGACTAGCAATTGCAATGGCGACCGAAGGTGGTATTGGCATCATTCATAAAAACTTAAAGCCTGCTGAGCAAGCGCGTGAAGTGGCTAAAGTAAAGCGCTACGAATCTGGTGTCTTGCGTGATCCGATCACAATCAGTCCAGATGTGACTTTGTGTCAAGTGAACCAACTCTCTCGTGAGCATGGATTCTCAGGATTTCCAGTATTGGTTGGTAAAGAAGTTGTCGGCATTATTACTAATCGCGATTTGCGTTTCGAAGAAGATCTAGATGCGCCTGTTAAATCAAAGATGACTCCGCGTGATCGTTTGGTCACAGTAAAAGAAGGTTGCTCACTGGAAGAGGCGAAGCGTTTGATGAGTCAGCATCGCCTTGAGCGCGTTCTGGTGGTCAATGATCAGTTCGAATTGCGCGGCCTGATTACTGTTAAAGACATTTTGAAAGCGACTGAGCATCCTAATGCGTGTAAAGACGGCGAGGGTAAGCTTCGTGTTGGCGCTGCGGTAGGTGTTGGTCCCGATAACGATGCGCGTATTGAATTATTGGTACGCGCTGGGGTAGATGTCATTGTGGTTGATACAGCCCATGGTCATAGTCAAGGTGTATTAGATCGTGTGAAGTGGGTAAAAACAAATTTCCCGCATGTACAAGTGATTGGCGGCAATATTGCCACTGGTGATGCTGCTAAAGCATTGGCAGATCACGGGGCCGATGGTGTTAAAGTAGGTGTTGGTCCAGGCTCTATTTGCACAACGCGTATAGTTGCTGGTGTTGGCGTGCCGCAAATCACCGCAATTGTGAATGTGGCCGCCGCACTCAAAGGTACAGGAATTCCATTAATTGCAGACGGTGGCGTACGCTACTCTGGTGACGTTGCTAAAGCATTAGCCACAGGTGCTAGCTCAGTAATGATGGGCGGTATGTTTGCTGGTACAGAGGAGGCGCCTGGTGAAGTGTTCCTATATCAGGGACGTTCATACAAGAGTTATCGTGGTATGGGATCTTTGGGTGCAATGGCAGACGGTTCTGCTGAACGTTACTTCCAAAGCGATATCGTTGCGAATGCTGAAAAGTT from Polynucleobacter necessarius carries:
- a CDS encoding transglutaminase-like domain-containing protein, which codes for MYMNLLMKLKLFQLTTDCNKPILLSPLKRCSRTSQLVCQKKNSIDEVLKLAAAVQDTIIYVPGQTHFATTAVQSFAMRSGVCQNHAHIMLSLCRASNIPARYVSGYFVAEKSLPT
- a CDS encoding type II toxin-antitoxin system RatA family toxin, whose product is MADLYKTVLIGQSADRMYALVTDVARYPEFLPWCAGVEIFEQTEIVLNAKINIHFKGITQYFHTRNVNHRPETIDMVFVDGPFKHFSGQWNFIPLREDACKVEFKLHWEFKSVILDKIIGPVFGHIAGTFVDCFVKRAEELYG
- a CDS encoding RnfH family protein; its protein translation is MAERSLDLLLCDARDGEPTVIPFKLVLQANEQATVGFALMRSGVAFGPDDPVLARQGCFGVFGKRKEWDSPIYAGDRLELYSPLLIDPKTVRRKKANQNQDAKFQAAAAKRKARRL
- a CDS encoding alpha-E domain-containing protein, whose translation is MEKVLLQFGKHKTPLGLSYTASLKQDIKLIPARLLECVKHRCYVFRGVLHGTMLKNQAFYFISVGTLLERAERVYQASIKVINKDAVGNKGTDGNFFDFYHWAALLRSVSAFEIYRQIYFDQVTPKQVTQLLIFNKQMPRSLICCVSELIPLISEMKNQQSKEIERLLGKLKASLDYSDIDEVFEQGLEEFIESFLEHINHVADEFSSAYLIPLAVA
- the smpB gene encoding SsrA-binding protein SmpB, translating into MSIVDNKKAFFDYFIEERFEAGLVLEGWEVKAIRAGRMHIKEAYVVIRKAELFLIGCHITPLFSASTHIVPDSTRTRKLLLNAIEIRNLSGKVEQKGYTIVPLNLHFSRGNVKCEIGLARGKKQHDKRAATKEREWEVQKGRIARGDLNA
- the guaB gene encoding IMP dehydrogenase, translating into MRLIQKALTFDDVLLVPAYSSVLPREASLASKLTREISLNTPLVSAAMDTVTEGRLAIAMATEGGIGIIHKNLKPAEQAREVAKVKRYESGVLRDPITISPDVTLCQVNQLSREHGFSGFPVLVGKEVVGIITNRDLRFEEDLDAPVKSKMTPRDRLVTVKEGCSLEEAKRLMSQHRLERVLVVNDQFELRGLITVKDILKATEHPNACKDGEGKLRVGAAVGVGPDNDARIELLVRAGVDVIVVDTAHGHSQGVLDRVKWVKTNFPHVQVIGGNIATGDAAKALADHGADGVKVGVGPGSICTTRIVAGVGVPQITAIVNVAAALKGTGIPLIADGGVRYSGDVAKALATGASSVMMGGMFAGTEEAPGEVFLYQGRSYKSYRGMGSLGAMADGSAERYFQSDIVANAEKLVPEGVEGQVPYKGSVLAILHQLTGGIRSSMGYLGCKTIAELHEKANFVEITSAGVRESHVHDVKITKEAPNYHID